A part of Paraburkholderia azotifigens genomic DNA contains:
- a CDS encoding formylmethanofuran dehydrogenase subunit A — protein MSTFRLRGGRVYDPASRIDGQISDVCVRDGRIVALHEQEPVDCEYDASGMIVMAGGIDMHSHIGGGKVNLARLLLPEDHRNRPPPENPLELASCGDCTPGTFATGYRYAEMGYTAAFEPAMIASNARHTHLEMGDTPIIDHGAYVMLGNDELFLRMLAEHTDYERLRDYVGWSINASRALGVKVVNPGGISAFKFNQRSLDVDEHHTHYGITPRNVLHVLARALTDLGVPHPLHIHASNLGVPGNIDSTLATIDALEGLPGHLTHIQFHSYGNDGPKKFSSAAHRIAEAVNANPNISIDVGQIMFGQTVTASGDTMKQVRQAAFASPRKWIAGDIECDAGCGVVPFRYRETSYVNALQWTIGLELFLLVKNPWQITLTTDHPNGGPFTSYPHLIRLLMDKSFRDEQLAKLHPDVAAQSPLASLTRELDFNEIAILTRAAPARLLGLADRGRLDAGAAADIAVYREHPDREAMFRTPAWVFKDGELVAREGRIVATPAGGTHYVEPEFDRSIEKVVEDYGDAYLATNMRRASISRDELCLCGNGGRLLPAACGIHRQSHAESAT, from the coding sequence ATGAGCACGTTCCGCTTGCGCGGTGGCCGAGTGTACGATCCCGCTTCACGCATCGACGGGCAGATCTCGGACGTCTGCGTGCGCGACGGCAGGATCGTCGCGCTGCACGAACAGGAGCCCGTCGATTGCGAATACGACGCGTCGGGCATGATCGTGATGGCGGGCGGCATCGACATGCATTCGCATATCGGCGGCGGCAAGGTGAATCTCGCGCGCCTGCTGCTGCCGGAAGATCATCGCAACCGCCCCCCGCCGGAGAATCCGCTCGAACTCGCATCGTGCGGCGACTGCACGCCCGGCACGTTCGCGACGGGCTACCGTTATGCCGAGATGGGCTATACGGCCGCGTTCGAGCCCGCGATGATCGCGTCGAACGCACGTCACACGCACCTCGAAATGGGCGACACGCCGATCATCGATCACGGCGCCTACGTGATGCTCGGCAACGACGAACTGTTTCTGCGCATGCTGGCCGAGCACACCGACTATGAGCGTTTGCGCGATTACGTCGGCTGGTCGATCAACGCGAGCCGCGCGCTCGGCGTGAAGGTGGTGAACCCCGGCGGCATCTCGGCGTTCAAGTTCAACCAGCGCAGCCTTGACGTCGACGAGCATCACACGCACTACGGCATCACGCCGCGCAATGTGCTGCACGTGCTCGCACGCGCGCTGACCGATCTCGGCGTGCCGCATCCGCTGCATATCCATGCGAGCAATCTTGGCGTGCCCGGCAATATCGATTCGACGCTCGCCACCATCGACGCGCTCGAAGGTCTGCCCGGCCACCTCACGCATATCCAGTTCCATAGCTACGGCAACGACGGGCCGAAGAAATTTTCGTCGGCGGCGCATCGCATTGCCGAGGCCGTCAACGCGAACCCGAATATCTCGATCGACGTCGGCCAGATCATGTTCGGCCAGACGGTGACAGCTTCGGGCGACACGATGAAGCAGGTCAGACAGGCCGCATTCGCTTCGCCGCGCAAGTGGATCGCGGGCGATATCGAATGCGACGCGGGCTGCGGCGTGGTGCCGTTCCGTTACCGCGAAACGAGCTATGTCAACGCGCTGCAATGGACGATCGGCCTCGAACTGTTTCTGCTCGTGAAGAACCCGTGGCAGATCACGCTCACCACCGATCATCCGAACGGCGGCCCCTTCACGAGCTACCCGCATCTGATCCGCCTGCTGATGGACAAATCGTTCCGCGACGAACAACTGGCGAAGCTGCATCCCGATGTCGCCGCGCAATCGCCGCTTGCGAGCCTCACGCGCGAACTCGATTTCAACGAGATCGCGATCCTCACGCGTGCCGCGCCCGCTCGCCTGCTGGGACTCGCCGACCGCGGCCGGCTCGATGCGGGCGCCGCCGCCGATATCGCCGTATACCGCGAGCATCCCGACCGCGAAGCGATGTTCCGCACGCCGGCCTGGGTGTTCAAGGACGGCGAGCTGGTCGCACGCGAAGGCCGCATCGTCGCGACGCCTGCGGGCGGCACGCACTATGTCGAGCCGGAGTTCGACCGTTCGATCGAAAAGGTCGTCGAGGACTACGGCGACGCTTACCTCGCGACCAACATGCGGCGCGCGTCCATCAGCCGCGACGAACTCTGTCTGTGCGGCAATGGCGGACGCCTTCTGCCCGCTGCGTGCGGCATCCATCGTCAATCGCATGCGGAGTCCGCGACATGA
- a CDS encoding LysR family transcriptional regulator — MLHLTLRQLRVFEASARHLSFSRAAEELHLTQPGVSSQLKQLETSIGMPLFEQVGRRVFLTAAGKELYSHTRLLQQQLSVLETSLDQLRDMKQGKLKVSVVSGTANPLALQLIAKFTRAFPGVRVSLSVGNRECVLNELANNETDLAIMGLPPEGQGLAAVRVARNPLVMIAPPDHALVRERRIALEALERETFLVRESGSGTRRAMERFFAEHRISFRPGMEVSSNEAIKWAVQAGMGLSVVPLATVMAELETLRLKVLDVEHFPIVRYLYLVHRESKQLSTAASAFRDSLVSGAHEAGERVAMEA; from the coding sequence ATGCTGCATCTCACTTTGCGTCAGCTGCGCGTGTTCGAAGCGAGCGCGCGGCATCTGAGTTTTTCGCGCGCTGCGGAAGAGCTTCATCTGACGCAACCCGGCGTTTCGTCGCAACTGAAGCAGCTCGAAACGAGCATCGGCATGCCGCTCTTCGAGCAGGTCGGGCGGCGCGTTTTCCTGACTGCGGCAGGCAAGGAGCTATACAGCCACACGCGTCTGCTTCAGCAGCAGCTGTCCGTGCTCGAAACGTCGCTCGACCAGTTGCGCGACATGAAGCAGGGCAAGCTGAAAGTGTCGGTGGTGAGCGGCACGGCCAATCCGCTTGCGCTCCAGCTGATCGCGAAGTTCACGCGAGCGTTTCCCGGCGTAAGGGTGAGTCTTTCGGTGGGGAACAGGGAGTGCGTGCTGAACGAGCTGGCGAACAACGAGACCGATCTCGCGATCATGGGGCTGCCGCCCGAAGGGCAAGGTCTCGCAGCCGTGCGCGTCGCGAGAAATCCCCTCGTGATGATTGCGCCGCCCGATCATGCCCTCGTGCGCGAGCGCCGCATCGCACTCGAAGCGCTGGAGCGAGAGACCTTTCTCGTCCGCGAGTCGGGTTCCGGCACGCGTCGCGCGATGGAGCGCTTCTTCGCCGAGCACCGCATCAGTTTTCGGCCCGGCATGGAAGTGAGCAGCAACGAGGCGATCAAGTGGGCCGTGCAGGCAGGCATGGGCCTGTCAGTCGTGCCCCTCGCGACGGTCATGGCCGAACTCGAAACGCTGCGGCTCAAGGTGCTCGACGTCGAACATTTCCCCATCGTGCGGTATCTGTATCTCGTGCATCGCGAGAGCAAGCAGCTGTCGACGGCGGCGTCGGCGTTCAGGGACAGCCTCGTGAGCGGCGCACACGAGGCGGGCGAGCGGGTGGCGATGGAAGCCTAG
- the sucD gene encoding succinate--CoA ligase subunit alpha, producing the protein MSILIDETTRVIVQGFTGDKASFHAKEMIAYGTSVVGGVTPGKGGKHHLERPVFDTVKDAVRETGATASLVFVPPPYCADAIMEAADAGLKLVCVITDGIPAQDMMRVKRYLLRYPKEARTMVVGPNCAGIISAGRAMLGIMPGHIYRRGNIGIVSRSGTLGYEAAAQLNALGLGVTTSVGIGGDPINGSSFLDHLKLFGQDPETEAVVMIGEIGGPQEAEAAKWVSEHMTKPVVGYVAGLTAPKGRRMGHAGAIISAAGDSAAEKAQIMQSYGLAVAPSASELGSTVASVLESHVTRRVA; encoded by the coding sequence ATGAGCATCCTGATCGACGAAACCACCCGCGTCATCGTGCAGGGCTTCACGGGCGACAAGGCCTCGTTCCACGCGAAGGAAATGATCGCTTACGGCACCAGCGTGGTGGGCGGCGTGACGCCCGGCAAGGGCGGCAAGCATCACCTCGAGCGTCCCGTGTTCGACACCGTCAAAGACGCCGTGCGCGAAACGGGCGCGACCGCGAGCCTCGTGTTCGTGCCGCCGCCTTACTGCGCCGACGCCATCATGGAAGCCGCCGACGCCGGCCTGAAACTCGTCTGCGTGATCACCGACGGCATTCCGGCTCAGGACATGATGCGCGTCAAGCGCTATCTGCTGCGCTACCCGAAGGAAGCGCGCACGATGGTGGTCGGCCCGAACTGCGCGGGCATCATCAGCGCCGGCCGCGCGATGCTCGGCATCATGCCGGGCCATATCTACCGGCGCGGCAATATCGGCATCGTGTCGCGCTCGGGCACGCTCGGCTACGAAGCCGCCGCGCAACTGAACGCGCTCGGCCTCGGCGTCACGACGAGCGTGGGAATCGGCGGCGATCCCATCAACGGCAGCTCGTTCCTCGATCATCTGAAGCTGTTCGGGCAAGACCCCGAAACGGAAGCCGTCGTGATGATCGGCGAGATCGGCGGCCCGCAGGAAGCGGAAGCCGCGAAGTGGGTCAGCGAGCACATGACGAAGCCCGTCGTCGGCTACGTCGCGGGTCTCACTGCGCCGAAGGGACGGCGCATGGGACATGCGGGCGCCATCATCTCGGCGGCGGGAGACAGCGCGGCCGAGAAAGCGCAGATCATGCAGTCCTACGGTCTCGCCGTCGCACCCAGCGCGTCCGAGCTGGGTTCCACTGTTGCCTCTGTGCTCGAAAGCCATGTCACGCGCCGCGTTGCCTGA
- a CDS encoding formylmethanofuran dehydrogenase subunit C, giving the protein MKRITLRLKQAPALRIDARELLPARLAELAAQDICAIALWHGAERISVGDLFAVEIGESTREAPQLVLEGDMQRFDRIGARMNAGHMLVDGNAGDFAGLQMGAGTLLVAGDCGSFAGCELTGGRIEIRGKTGDFAGAALPGDMDGMRGGTLVIHGDAGARLGDRMRRGTIAVFGSAGAFVASRMVAGTIAIAGKAGEHPAFGMRRGSLVLLDHTWPTTRRFAENSSDIDVFWRLLVPTLAREGGAFAMLSRAHAPKRLRGDVSVQGKGEILLPA; this is encoded by the coding sequence ATGAAGCGCATCACGTTACGTCTGAAACAAGCACCCGCGTTGCGCATCGATGCACGCGAACTGCTGCCCGCGCGGCTCGCGGAACTCGCCGCGCAGGACATCTGCGCGATCGCGCTGTGGCATGGCGCGGAACGGATCAGCGTGGGCGATCTGTTCGCAGTGGAGATCGGCGAAAGCACGCGCGAGGCTCCACAACTCGTGCTCGAAGGCGACATGCAGCGCTTCGACCGGATCGGTGCGCGCATGAACGCGGGTCACATGCTCGTCGACGGCAATGCGGGCGATTTCGCGGGCTTGCAGATGGGCGCGGGAACGCTGCTCGTCGCGGGCGACTGCGGCAGCTTTGCGGGATGCGAGCTGACGGGCGGACGTATCGAGATTCGCGGCAAGACGGGCGACTTTGCGGGCGCCGCGCTGCCGGGCGACATGGACGGCATGCGCGGCGGCACGCTCGTGATTCACGGCGACGCAGGCGCGCGACTCGGCGATCGCATGCGTCGCGGCACGATCGCGGTGTTCGGCTCGGCGGGCGCGTTCGTCGCGTCGCGGATGGTCGCGGGCACCATCGCAATTGCGGGCAAGGCCGGAGAACATCCCGCGTTCGGCATGCGGCGCGGCTCGCTGGTGCTGCTCGATCACACGTGGCCCACGACCCGGCGTTTTGCCGAAAACAGCAGCGATATCGACGTATTCTGGCGGCTGCTCGTACCGACGCTCGCGCGCGAAGGCGGCGCATTCGCGATGCTGTCGCGTGCGCACGCGCCCAAGCGCTTGCGCGGCGACGTGTCGGTGCAGGGCAAGGGCGAAATCCTCTTGCCCGCCTAG
- the glyA gene encoding serine hydroxymethyltransferase — protein sequence MFSYKNTLAVTDPELQHAIAAETQRQQDHIELIASENYTSPAVLEAQGSQLTNKYAEGYPGKRYYGGCEHVDVVEQLAIDRAKQLFNAEHANVQPHSGSQANQAVYLSALKPGDTILGMSLAHGGHLTHGASVNVSGKLFNAVSYGLDEKTEEIDYDAAERLAHEHRPRMIVAGASAYSLVIDWQRFRAIADSVGATLLVDVAHYAGLVAAGLYPSPVGIADYVTTTTHKTLRGPRGGLILSRADTAKAIDSTIFPGIQGGPLMHVIAGKAAALREAMTDEFRQYQQQVLVNARTIAQTLQQRGLRIVSGRTDSHVFLVDLRAKNVTGKEAEAALGRAFITVNKNAIPNDPQKPFVTSGVRIGSPAITTRGLREAEAEQLAHLIADVLDAPANDLVIRRTADAVLALTAKFPVYRDAPDSLRHDPSAARDDRAAAGRSAH from the coding sequence ATGTTCAGCTACAAAAACACGCTCGCCGTCACCGACCCGGAACTGCAGCATGCGATCGCGGCAGAAACGCAGCGCCAGCAGGATCACATCGAGCTGATTGCATCGGAAAACTACACGTCGCCGGCCGTGCTCGAAGCGCAGGGATCGCAGCTCACCAACAAGTACGCGGAAGGCTATCCCGGCAAGCGCTACTACGGCGGATGCGAACACGTCGACGTGGTCGAGCAGCTCGCAATCGATCGCGCGAAGCAGCTGTTCAACGCCGAACACGCGAACGTGCAGCCGCACTCGGGATCGCAGGCGAATCAGGCCGTGTATCTGTCGGCGCTCAAGCCGGGCGACACGATTCTCGGCATGTCGCTCGCGCATGGCGGGCACCTCACGCATGGCGCGTCGGTGAACGTGAGCGGCAAGCTGTTCAATGCGGTGTCGTATGGACTCGATGAGAAGACGGAAGAAATCGACTACGACGCAGCCGAGCGGCTCGCGCACGAACACCGGCCGCGCATGATCGTCGCGGGCGCATCCGCGTATTCGCTGGTGATCGACTGGCAGCGCTTCCGAGCGATCGCCGACAGCGTCGGCGCGACGCTCCTCGTCGACGTGGCGCACTACGCCGGTCTCGTCGCGGCAGGTCTCTACCCGAGCCCGGTCGGCATCGCCGACTACGTGACCACCACTACGCACAAGACGCTGCGCGGTCCGCGCGGCGGTCTGATCCTCTCGCGCGCCGACACCGCGAAGGCGATCGATTCGACGATCTTCCCCGGCATCCAGGGCGGCCCGCTGATGCACGTAATTGCGGGCAAGGCAGCGGCGCTGCGCGAAGCGATGACGGACGAGTTCCGCCAGTACCAGCAACAGGTGCTCGTCAACGCACGCACCATCGCGCAGACGCTGCAGCAGCGCGGCTTGCGGATCGTGTCGGGGCGCACCGATTCCCACGTGTTTCTCGTCGACCTGCGCGCGAAGAACGTGACGGGCAAGGAAGCGGAAGCCGCGCTCGGCCGTGCGTTCATCACGGTCAACAAGAACGCGATTCCGAACGATCCGCAAAAGCCCTTCGTCACGAGCGGCGTGCGCATCGGTTCGCCCGCCATCACGACCAGGGGACTACGCGAAGCCGAAGCGGAGCAGCTCGCGCATCTGATCGCCGACGTGCTCGACGCGCCCGCCAACGATCTCGTGATCCGCCGCACCGCCGACGCCGTGCTCGCGCTCACCGCGAAGTTCCCCGTGTATCGCGACGCGCCCGACTCATTGCGCCACGATCCATCCGCAGCGCGCGACGACCGGGCAGCCGCCGGCCGCAGCGCACATTGA
- the fhcD gene encoding formylmethanofuran--tetrahydromethanopterin N-formyltransferase, whose amino-acid sequence MSATTSPRSVRGVSIDDTFAEAFPMKATRLIVTARDATWARNAALAATGFATSVIACGCEAGIERELSPDETPDGRPGVALLLFSMSGKELAKQVERRVGQCVLTCPTTAVFGGIGHGEPIALGKNLRFFGDGWQIAKMIDGKRYWRVPVMDGEFVAEETTSVVKGVGGGNLLFLARDTDAALRAAQTAVRAMRDVPNVIIPFPGGVVRSGSKVGSKYAALPASTNDAFCPGLAELAARTELHGDVRSVLEIVIDGLSEADVAAAMRVGIDAATGEDAGVAHGLMRISAGNYGGKLGPFHFHLHQLCDPSSDRLHEAPEGR is encoded by the coding sequence ATGAGTGCGACAACTTCGCCGCGCAGCGTGCGCGGCGTGTCGATCGACGACACCTTCGCCGAAGCCTTCCCGATGAAAGCGACCCGCCTCATCGTCACCGCGCGCGATGCAACGTGGGCGCGTAATGCGGCACTCGCGGCCACGGGTTTTGCGACCTCGGTGATCGCGTGCGGCTGCGAAGCGGGCATCGAGCGCGAGCTGTCGCCCGACGAGACACCCGACGGCAGGCCCGGCGTCGCGCTGCTGCTGTTTTCGATGTCGGGCAAGGAGCTCGCGAAACAGGTCGAGCGCCGCGTCGGACAGTGCGTGCTGACCTGCCCGACGACGGCCGTGTTCGGCGGAATCGGGCATGGCGAGCCGATTGCGCTCGGCAAGAATCTGCGCTTTTTCGGCGACGGCTGGCAGATTGCGAAGATGATCGACGGCAAGCGCTACTGGCGCGTGCCCGTGATGGACGGCGAGTTCGTCGCCGAGGAAACCACCTCGGTCGTCAAGGGCGTGGGCGGCGGCAATCTGCTGTTTCTTGCGCGTGATACCGATGCTGCGCTGCGTGCCGCGCAGACAGCCGTGCGCGCGATGCGCGATGTGCCGAACGTGATCATCCCGTTTCCCGGCGGCGTCGTGCGCTCGGGATCGAAGGTCGGCTCGAAGTACGCGGCCCTGCCCGCCTCGACCAATGACGCATTCTGTCCCGGCCTTGCCGAACTCGCGGCACGCACCGAACTGCACGGCGACGTGCGCAGCGTGCTGGAGATCGTGATAGACGGATTGAGCGAAGCGGATGTGGCCGCGGCGATGCGCGTCGGCATCGACGCCGCGACGGGAGAAGACGCGGGTGTTGCACATGGCCTCATGCGGATTTCGGCGGGCAACTACGGCGGCAAGCTCGGGCCGTTCCATTTCCATCTGCATCAGTTGTGCGATCCATCGAGTGATCGACTGCATGAAGCGCCGGAGGGCCGATGA
- a CDS encoding malate--CoA ligase subunit beta yields MDIHEYQAKDLLAGFGVPIQRGAVAYTPDQAVYCATELGGWHWAVKAQIHSGARGKAGGIKLCETYHDVHEAATSLFGKQLVTTQTGPEGKVVERVYVEVAEKFEREIYLGIVLDRKAERVRVIASAQGGMDIEDIVHTNPEAVHQIVVEPAVGLQPFQAREIAFGLGLNIKQVSRAVSTIMGAYRAFRDLDATMVEINPLVVTTDERVIALDAKISFDDNGLFRHPHVSEMRDAAQEDPREAEAAQFGLNYVGLDGDIGCIINGAGLAMATMDTIKYAGGEPANFLDVGGGASPERVAAAFRLVLSDQNVSAVLVNIFAGINRCDWVAEGVVQAARGLRVPLVVRLAGTNVEEGRRIIKESGLPIIAADSLLEAAQKAVEASKAHRARQAGNHR; encoded by the coding sequence ATGGACATTCACGAGTATCAGGCCAAAGATCTGCTGGCCGGCTTCGGCGTGCCGATCCAGCGCGGCGCGGTCGCCTACACGCCGGATCAGGCGGTGTACTGCGCAACGGAACTCGGCGGCTGGCACTGGGCCGTCAAGGCGCAGATCCACTCGGGCGCGCGCGGCAAGGCGGGCGGCATCAAGCTGTGCGAGACCTATCACGACGTGCACGAAGCAGCGACCTCGCTGTTCGGCAAGCAACTCGTGACGACGCAGACGGGTCCGGAAGGCAAGGTCGTCGAGCGTGTGTACGTGGAGGTCGCTGAGAAGTTCGAGCGCGAAATCTATCTCGGCATCGTGCTGGACCGGAAGGCTGAACGCGTGCGCGTGATCGCATCGGCACAGGGCGGCATGGACATCGAGGACATCGTGCACACGAATCCCGAGGCCGTGCACCAGATCGTGGTCGAACCCGCCGTCGGCCTGCAGCCCTTCCAGGCACGCGAGATCGCCTTCGGTCTCGGCCTGAACATCAAGCAGGTGAGCCGCGCTGTCTCCACGATCATGGGCGCGTACCGCGCGTTCCGCGATCTCGACGCGACGATGGTCGAGATCAATCCCCTCGTCGTGACGACGGACGAACGCGTGATCGCGCTCGACGCGAAGATTTCGTTCGACGACAACGGCCTGTTCCGTCACCCGCACGTGTCCGAAATGCGCGACGCCGCACAGGAAGATCCGCGCGAAGCGGAAGCGGCCCAGTTCGGCCTGAACTACGTGGGGCTCGACGGCGATATCGGCTGCATCATCAATGGCGCCGGTCTCGCGATGGCCACGATGGACACCATCAAGTACGCGGGCGGCGAGCCCGCCAACTTTCTCGATGTGGGCGGCGGCGCCTCGCCCGAGCGCGTGGCGGCCGCGTTCCGGCTCGTGCTGTCGGACCAGAACGTGTCGGCCGTGCTCGTCAATATTTTCGCCGGCATCAACCGCTGCGACTGGGTCGCGGAAGGCGTCGTGCAGGCTGCGCGCGGGCTGAGAGTGCCCCTCGTCGTGCGGCTGGCGGGCACAAACGTCGAAGAAGGACGACGCATCATCAAGGAAAGCGGCCTGCCCATCATCGCGGCGGATTCGCTGCTGGAGGCCGCGCAAAAGGCCGTCGAGGCTTCCAAGGCGCACCGCGCGCGCCAGGCCGGCAACCACCGCTAA
- a CDS encoding aminotransferase class V-fold PLP-dependent enzyme, with the protein MSNTSGSRVAGRNILAVPGPTNIPDAVLRAMVVSMEDHRSTKFPELAHGLLSDLKKIYRTAEGQPFIFPSSGTGAWEAALTNTLSPGDRVLVPRFGQFSHLWADMAQRLGFDVEILDVDWGEGVPVERIAEILEADGQHTIKGILACHNETATGVTSDIGALRRAMDAADHPALLFVDGVSSIGCIDFRMDEWGVDLAVTGSQKGLMLPAGLGILCVSQKALKAISHAKSRRCYFDLADMVRTNATGYFPYTPALSLLYGLRAALDLLFEEGLENVFARHHYLASGVRAAVTEGWGLSLCAKAPRWHSDTVSAIVVPEGVNGAQVIDTAYRRYNLALGAGLSKVAGKVFRIGHLGDLNELMLMSAIAGAEMAMLDAGIDVCPGSGVGAAGQYWRTHTPGAHAVHANAQPAAEPARRRVAAA; encoded by the coding sequence ATGTCGAACACTTCAGGCTCGCGCGTTGCCGGACGCAACATTCTCGCCGTCCCCGGCCCGACGAACATTCCCGATGCCGTGCTGCGCGCGATGGTCGTTTCGATGGAAGACCACCGCTCGACGAAATTCCCCGAACTCGCGCACGGCCTGCTGTCCGACCTGAAAAAGATCTATCGGACGGCGGAAGGGCAGCCGTTCATTTTCCCGTCGTCGGGCACGGGTGCGTGGGAAGCGGCGCTCACCAACACGCTGTCGCCCGGCGACCGCGTGCTGGTGCCGCGCTTCGGGCAGTTCAGCCATCTGTGGGCCGACATGGCGCAGCGGCTCGGCTTCGATGTGGAGATTCTCGATGTCGACTGGGGCGAGGGCGTCCCCGTCGAACGGATCGCGGAGATTCTCGAGGCGGACGGGCAGCACACGATCAAGGGCATTCTCGCCTGCCATAACGAAACGGCGACGGGTGTGACCAGCGATATCGGCGCGCTGCGCCGCGCGATGGACGCAGCGGATCACCCGGCCCTGCTGTTCGTCGACGGCGTGAGTTCGATCGGCTGCATCGATTTCCGCATGGACGAATGGGGCGTCGATCTCGCCGTGACGGGCTCGCAGAAAGGCCTGATGCTGCCCGCGGGTCTCGGCATCCTGTGCGTGAGCCAGAAGGCGCTGAAGGCGATCAGCCACGCGAAATCGCGCCGCTGCTACTTCGACCTCGCCGACATGGTGCGCACCAACGCCACCGGCTACTTCCCGTACACACCCGCGCTGTCGCTGCTCTACGGGCTGCGCGCCGCGCTCGACCTGCTGTTCGAGGAAGGCCTCGAGAACGTCTTCGCGCGGCATCACTATCTCGCCTCGGGCGTGCGCGCCGCCGTCACGGAAGGCTGGGGGCTGTCGCTGTGCGCGAAGGCGCCCAGGTGGCATTCGGATACCGTGTCCGCGATCGTCGTGCCGGAAGGCGTCAATGGCGCGCAGGTGATCGACACCGCGTATCGCCGCTACAACCTCGCGCTCGGCGCGGGACTGTCGAAGGTCGCGGGCAAGGTGTTCCGCATCGGCCATCTCGGCGACCTGAACGAACTGATGCTGATGAGCGCGATCGCAGGCGCGGAAATGGCGATGCTCGATGCCGGTATCGACGTGTGTCCTGGCAGCGGCGTCGGCGCGGCCGGCCAGTACTGGCGCACGCACACGCCGGGCGCGCACGCGGTCCACGCGAACGCGCAGCCGGCCGCCGAACCCGCCCGTCGCCGCGTCGCCGCTGCCTGA
- a CDS encoding D-2-hydroxyacid dehydrogenase, producing the protein MQHEIVFLDRSTLNADVRRPAFDHHWVQYASTSAHEVEQRLDGATIAITNKVPLRANVLDRHPSIKMIAVAATGYDCVDTAYCRERGIAVANIRGYATHTVPEHTFALMLALRRNLLAYRSDVQRGRWQQARQFCFFDHPIADLHGATLGIIGGGALGQGTAQIARGFGMRVIFASHDSQRTRVPGAEYAPLDTLLRTSDVISLHAPLTPATRNLIGLDQLRMMKPTCLLINTARGGLVCEASLATALKEGLIAGAGFDVLSQEPPVAGNPLLELDLPNFILTPHVAWASDDAMQSLADQLIENIEAFARGEPRNLVI; encoded by the coding sequence ATGCAACACGAAATCGTCTTTCTCGACCGTTCGACGCTGAATGCCGATGTGCGGCGCCCCGCGTTCGATCATCACTGGGTCCAGTATGCGTCGACCTCCGCGCACGAAGTCGAGCAGCGGCTCGACGGCGCCACCATCGCGATCACGAACAAGGTGCCGCTGCGGGCCAACGTGCTCGACCGGCACCCGTCGATCAAAATGATCGCGGTGGCGGCGACGGGCTACGACTGTGTCGATACCGCGTACTGCCGCGAGCGCGGAATCGCCGTCGCGAACATCCGCGGTTACGCGACGCACACGGTGCCCGAGCACACGTTCGCGCTGATGCTCGCGTTGCGGCGGAATCTGCTTGCCTATCGCAGCGACGTGCAGCGCGGACGCTGGCAACAGGCGCGGCAGTTCTGCTTCTTCGATCACCCCATCGCCGATCTGCATGGCGCGACGCTCGGCATCATCGGCGGCGGCGCGCTCGGCCAGGGCACGGCGCAGATCGCGCGCGGCTTCGGCATGCGCGTGATCTTCGCGTCGCACGACTCGCAGCGCACACGCGTGCCCGGCGCCGAATACGCGCCGCTCGACACGCTGCTGCGCACGTCCGACGTGATCTCGCTGCACGCGCCGCTCACCCCGGCGACACGCAACCTGATCGGTCTCGACCAGCTGCGCATGATGAAGCCCACCTGCCTGCTGATCAACACGGCGCGCGGCGGGCTCGTGTGCGAAGCCTCGCTGGCGACGGCGCTGAAGGAAGGCCTCATCGCCGGCGCGGGCTTCGACGTGCTGAGCCAGGAGCCGCCCGTCGCGGGCAATCCGCTGCTCGAACTCGATCTGCCCAACTTCATCCTGACCCCTCACGTCGCGTGGGCGTCCGACGACGCCATGCAATCGCTCGCCGATCAGCTGATCGAAAACATCGAGGCATTCGCACGCGGCGAGCCTCGCAATCTCGTGATCTGA